One window from the genome of Verrucomicrobiia bacterium encodes:
- a CDS encoding MFS transporter — protein MTPTSPTVPGPWWRSLTRYHWFVFTIASLAWMFDCLDQQIFVLARPAALAALMPEGTDPSRLKELGGISTSIFVAGWAMGGLIFGAVGDRIGRARTLAITVLLYSLCTGLSAFSVGFVDFAIYRFVTGLGVGGVFGLSVALVADSLPDRARPNALGLLQSLSAVGNITAGLIAVVVGWLETSRIEPGSSWRALFVIGALPAFLTVFIMLKLKEPEKWVQARAAGKAMGVQFGSYRALLGHPRWRKNAILGMLLCVSAVVGLWGIGFFSPELINDVMGRALASEGIPPEQIPGYRTMWTGINMVIQNTGSFFGMLAFTWAASRFGRRPVFAVGYLCAMGSTILVFQFLNERSDIFWMVPMMGFFQLSLFAGFAIVLPELFPVSLRSTGTSFCYNVGRFVAAAGPLFMGKLTAWLASDAETLDQKLDAFRNACAWMSLVFLVGLAVVPFLPETKGVPLPEDEPAGPPGAKS, from the coding sequence ATGACCCCGACCTCACCGACAGTGCCGGGCCCGTGGTGGCGATCGCTGACACGCTACCATTGGTTTGTTTTCACCATCGCCAGCCTGGCGTGGATGTTCGACTGCCTGGATCAGCAGATCTTTGTGCTCGCACGTCCGGCGGCACTGGCCGCCCTGATGCCCGAGGGGACGGATCCGTCGCGCCTGAAGGAACTGGGAGGGATTTCGACCTCGATCTTCGTGGCGGGCTGGGCGATGGGGGGGCTGATTTTCGGGGCGGTGGGCGACCGGATCGGGCGGGCGAGGACGCTGGCCATCACGGTGCTGCTCTATTCGTTGTGCACGGGGTTGTCCGCGTTTTCGGTGGGGTTCGTCGATTTCGCGATCTACCGGTTTGTGACGGGGTTGGGGGTGGGTGGCGTATTCGGGTTGTCGGTGGCGCTGGTGGCGGATTCGTTGCCGGACCGGGCCCGTCCGAACGCGCTGGGTCTGCTGCAATCGCTGTCTGCGGTGGGGAACATCACGGCGGGATTGATTGCGGTGGTGGTGGGGTGGCTGGAGACATCGCGGATCGAGCCGGGAAGTTCCTGGCGGGCGCTGTTCGTGATTGGAGCCCTGCCGGCGTTCCTGACGGTGTTCATCATGTTGAAGCTGAAGGAACCGGAGAAGTGGGTCCAGGCGAGGGCGGCCGGCAAGGCGATGGGGGTTCAGTTCGGGTCGTACCGGGCGCTGCTGGGGCATCCCCGATGGCGGAAGAACGCGATCCTGGGGATGCTGCTCTGCGTGTCCGCGGTGGTGGGCTTGTGGGGCATCGGGTTCTTCAGTCCGGAGCTGATCAATGACGTAATGGGGCGGGCGCTGGCCTCGGAGGGCATCCCGCCGGAGCAGATCCCTGGGTATCGGACCATGTGGACAGGGATCAACATGGTCATTCAGAACACGGGATCATTCTTTGGGATGCTCGCGTTCACCTGGGCGGCCAGCCGGTTCGGGCGACGGCCGGTATTTGCGGTCGGGTACCTTTGTGCGATGGGGAGCACCATCCTGGTGTTCCAGTTTCTGAATGAGCGCAGCGACATCTTCTGGATGGTGCCGATGATGGGTTTCTTCCAGCTCTCGCTGTTCGCGGGATTCGCGATCGTGCTGCCGGAACTCTTCCCCGTCAGCCTGCGCAGCACGGGGACGAGCTTTTGTTACAATGTCGGACGGTTCGTGGCCGCGGCCGGACCGCTGTTCATGGGGAAGCTGACCGCCTGGCTGGCATCGGACGCCGAGACACTGGACCAGAAGCTGGACGCCTTTCGGAATGCCTGCGCCTGGATGAGCCTGGTGTTTCTGGTGGGATTGGCGGTGGTGCCGTTTCTTCCCGAGACCAAGGGGGTGCCGCTGCCTGAGGACGAGCCGGCAGGCCCGCCCGGGGCGAAATCCTGA
- the yajC gene encoding preprotein translocase subunit YajC, translating into MTTDLLASVLIGFAPPAPPAGTESTAPGWVSLVPIILLFVVMYLVLILPQQRKAKQHGLLLKALKPGDKVITSGGIVGVVVSIRDHHVTVRSDETKLEILKSAVQEITERKA; encoded by the coding sequence ATGACGACGGACTTACTGGCATCGGTCTTGATAGGGTTTGCGCCTCCGGCGCCGCCCGCGGGGACGGAGAGCACGGCTCCGGGGTGGGTGAGCCTGGTGCCGATCATCCTGCTTTTCGTGGTGATGTACCTGGTGTTGATCCTGCCGCAGCAGCGGAAGGCGAAGCAGCACGGGTTGCTGCTGAAGGCGCTCAAGCCGGGGGACAAGGTGATCACCAGTGGCGGGATTGTCGGGGTGGTGGTGAGCATCCGGGACCATCATGTGACCGTCCGGTCGGACGAGACCAAGCTGGAGATCCTGAAGAGCGCGGTGCAGGAGATCACCGAGCGCAAGGCCTGA
- the recJ gene encoding single-stranded-DNA-specific exonuclease RecJ produces MKHRWLLAPPRPEEAAHLARELGITPLLGQCLINRDFGSTERAQAFLGPRLRDLQDPFLLPNMAAAVDRLWAAREAGESLVIYGDYDVDGVTATALLAEVLETLGWRVARFVPKRMDEGYGLSADGVENCLHQNRATLMVAVDCGSTATETIRSLAERGIDVLVFDHHQIADPPPVAVALVNPRLGGDGAHGVELSSVGLSFKLAHALVKRGRERGMPEAVTFDLKTLLDLVALGTIADLVPLRAENRILVRAGLERLNQTQRPGLQALCEVAQITSTIGSYEVGFLLSPRLNAAGRLEDACEALDLLLTDDYGTATRLARSLDARNRQRQQIEKAMADKVLGELDARFDPQSDYVIVEGAMPWHIGVVGIVASRVLQRFYRPTIIMGGDGECWRGSGRSIEGFDLAAALRDCDDLLLRHGGHAMAAGLSLAPENLAMLRDRLNQLARDRLRPEQLRPPLRLDAAVPLGQVTEEQVLDLDQLRPNGQGNPAVQLIVQGARHDRPPQRVGKERQHAKFWVTDGRLTREAIWYGAGDRPVPTEPFDLACVAHIHEFNHRRSVQLKVLDWRPAAKNGQRA; encoded by the coding sequence ATGAAGCATCGCTGGCTCCTCGCACCACCCCGTCCCGAGGAGGCCGCGCACCTCGCACGGGAGCTGGGCATCACGCCGTTGCTGGGTCAGTGCCTGATCAACCGCGACTTTGGCTCGACGGAGCGTGCCCAGGCATTTCTTGGACCGCGCCTGCGCGATCTTCAGGATCCATTTCTGCTTCCCAACATGGCGGCGGCGGTGGACCGGCTTTGGGCGGCGCGCGAGGCAGGGGAGTCGCTGGTGATTTACGGCGACTACGACGTGGACGGGGTGACGGCGACGGCACTCTTGGCGGAGGTGCTGGAGACGCTGGGCTGGCGGGTGGCGCGGTTCGTTCCCAAGCGGATGGACGAGGGGTACGGGTTGAGCGCGGACGGCGTGGAGAACTGTCTTCACCAGAACCGTGCCACCCTGATGGTGGCGGTGGACTGCGGATCGACGGCCACGGAGACCATCCGCAGCCTGGCCGAGCGGGGGATCGACGTGCTGGTTTTCGATCATCACCAGATCGCCGATCCGCCGCCGGTGGCGGTGGCGCTAGTCAATCCGCGATTGGGCGGCGACGGCGCGCACGGGGTTGAGCTTTCGTCGGTGGGGCTCTCGTTCAAGCTGGCTCACGCGTTGGTCAAGCGGGGTCGGGAGCGGGGTATGCCCGAGGCGGTGACCTTCGATCTGAAGACCCTGCTCGACCTGGTGGCGCTGGGGACGATTGCCGACCTGGTTCCGTTGCGGGCCGAGAACCGTATTTTGGTGAGGGCGGGACTGGAGCGTCTGAACCAGACCCAGCGTCCCGGGCTGCAAGCGCTGTGCGAGGTGGCGCAGATCACCTCGACCATTGGCAGTTACGAGGTGGGTTTTCTGCTGTCGCCGCGCCTCAACGCGGCGGGCCGGTTGGAGGATGCGTGCGAGGCGTTGGATCTGCTGTTGACCGACGACTACGGCACGGCGACGCGGTTGGCGCGCAGTCTGGACGCCCGGAACCGGCAGCGGCAGCAGATCGAGAAGGCGATGGCCGACAAGGTGCTCGGCGAACTCGATGCGCGGTTCGATCCGCAATCGGACTACGTGATCGTCGAGGGCGCGATGCCGTGGCACATCGGGGTGGTGGGGATCGTGGCGTCGCGGGTGCTGCAGCGATTTTACCGACCGACGATTATCATGGGTGGGGATGGGGAGTGCTGGCGGGGATCGGGACGGAGCATCGAGGGGTTCGATCTGGCGGCGGCGCTGCGCGATTGCGACGATCTGCTTCTACGCCATGGCGGCCATGCCATGGCCGCGGGCCTCAGCCTTGCGCCGGAGAACCTCGCGATGCTCCGGGACCGCCTCAATCAACTGGCCCGGGACCGGCTTCGTCCGGAGCAGTTGCGTCCGCCTCTTCGGCTCGATGCGGCGGTGCCCCTGGGGCAGGTCACGGAAGAGCAGGTGTTGGATCTCGATCAACTGCGTCCGAACGGCCAGGGGAATCCGGCGGTGCAACTCATCGTCCAGGGCGCACGGCACGATCGTCCGCCGCAACGGGTCGGGAAGGAGCGTCAGCACGCCAAGTTCTGGGTCACGGACGGCCGACTGACCCGCGAGGCCATCTGGTACGGAGCGGGGGATCGCCCGGTTCCGACCGAACCGTTCGACCTGGCGTGCGTGGCGCACATCCACGAGTTCAACCATCGGCGGAGCGTCCAGCTCAAGGTGTTGGACTGGCGTCCGGCGGCGAAGAACGGGCAGCGCGCCTGA
- the secD gene encoding protein translocase subunit SecD, which produces MKNPFFWLTAVVVVLLWSAYEMYPPKGRSLLEQFEREAENTQDPVFRSILEQARTLEAQGGASFENLLTAAGTNSLERYFPRVEIPAGGETNRVILNRLQRNSLGKIRLGLDLQGGMSFMVQMRTNELKEPGSRDRALDQAVEILRKRVDRFGVAEPTIQKAGVDRIEIQMPGLTQAQIDDVKATIERAAFLKFCIVHPESDRLLQEGLVPPGYEVLHETRTDRRTGQVSVTPLLVRRNAERGLTGHYVTRADPVPDPLTGEPKIEFELNTEGARIFADITREYSPRPGGPGGTQYFYLAIVLDGELYSAPRILGEIPGGRGVITGNFDIKEAYELANVLMNPLEAPVDIIQYNLVAATLGADSIESGIRATLIAAILVVGFMLVYYLFAGAVANIALMLNIFILFGVMCGIEATMTLPGIAAVVLTAGMAVDANVLIFERIREERMAGKSLKGSLSAGYDKAFWTIFDTNLTTLIAALIMIWMGTGPVKGFGVTLTIGICVSMFTALVVTRLIFDFCLQKGWLTKLKMMTVIGETRIDFLRFAKPAFVLSWALILVGVGYGFYRGKAVMGVDFIGGDAITYSYRQAVPTAAVRAALTQAGVTEAQILPKSSPAGGLDTIQIVVPFEQGDLVMQTLPGAFPEAGLTLEDVDRKGPAVGREILLSALKSVLLALFGILLYVAFRYEFSFSVAAVVAVIHDVLMTMGWFFLTDRQLSAPMVAAVLTIIGFSINDTIVIFDRIREDLRLGIRGSFRDLMNLALNQTLRRTLITSGTTLLATAALYLFGGGVINDFAFTFLVGIITGTYSTIFIAGTIVLWWHKGQRPVIGPVQSSTGPQVQQPARA; this is translated from the coding sequence ATGAAGAATCCGTTTTTTTGGCTGACGGCTGTCGTCGTGGTGTTGTTGTGGTCGGCGTACGAGATGTACCCGCCGAAAGGGCGAAGCCTGCTCGAGCAATTCGAGCGGGAGGCGGAGAACACGCAGGATCCGGTGTTCCGGTCGATCCTGGAGCAGGCGCGAACGCTGGAGGCGCAGGGCGGGGCGTCCTTCGAGAATCTGCTGACGGCGGCGGGGACCAACAGTCTGGAGCGTTATTTCCCGAGGGTGGAGATTCCGGCCGGGGGCGAGACGAACCGGGTGATTTTGAACCGGCTGCAGCGCAATTCGCTGGGCAAGATCCGTCTGGGGCTCGATCTGCAGGGCGGGATGTCCTTCATGGTGCAGATGCGGACCAACGAGCTGAAGGAGCCTGGTTCGCGGGATCGGGCACTGGACCAGGCGGTGGAGATTTTGCGGAAGCGGGTGGACCGCTTCGGGGTGGCGGAGCCGACGATTCAGAAGGCCGGGGTGGACCGCATCGAGATCCAGATGCCGGGTCTGACCCAGGCGCAGATTGACGATGTGAAGGCCACGATCGAGCGGGCGGCCTTTTTGAAGTTCTGCATTGTCCATCCCGAGAGCGACCGGCTGCTTCAGGAGGGGTTGGTGCCGCCCGGGTACGAAGTGCTGCACGAAACGCGGACGGACCGGCGGACGGGCCAGGTGTCGGTGACCCCGCTGCTGGTGCGGAGGAATGCGGAGCGGGGGCTGACGGGGCATTATGTGACGCGTGCGGACCCGGTGCCGGATCCGTTGACGGGGGAGCCGAAGATCGAGTTTGAGTTGAACACCGAGGGGGCGCGGATTTTTGCGGACATCACGCGGGAGTACAGTCCGCGGCCGGGCGGCCCGGGGGGCACGCAGTATTTCTATCTGGCGATCGTGCTGGACGGGGAGCTGTATTCGGCGCCGCGGATTCTGGGGGAGATACCCGGGGGACGCGGGGTGATTACGGGCAATTTCGACATCAAGGAGGCGTACGAGCTGGCGAATGTGCTGATGAACCCGCTGGAGGCGCCGGTGGACATCATCCAGTACAACCTGGTGGCGGCGACGCTTGGGGCGGATTCGATCGAGAGCGGGATTCGGGCGACCTTGATCGCGGCGATCCTGGTGGTGGGTTTCATGCTGGTTTACTACCTGTTCGCCGGGGCGGTGGCGAACATCGCCCTGATGTTGAACATCTTCATTCTGTTCGGGGTGATGTGTGGCATCGAGGCGACGATGACGTTGCCGGGGATTGCGGCGGTGGTGCTGACGGCGGGCATGGCGGTGGATGCCAACGTGCTGATCTTCGAGCGGATCCGGGAGGAGCGAATGGCGGGGAAGTCGCTCAAGGGCAGTCTGTCGGCAGGTTATGACAAGGCGTTCTGGACCATTTTCGACACCAACCTGACCACGCTGATTGCGGCGTTGATCATGATCTGGATGGGGACGGGGCCGGTGAAGGGCTTTGGTGTGACGCTCACCATCGGGATTTGCGTGAGCATGTTCACGGCGCTGGTGGTGACGCGTTTGATCTTCGATTTCTGCCTGCAGAAGGGGTGGTTGACCAAGCTGAAGATGATGACGGTCATCGGGGAGACGCGGATTGACTTTCTGCGGTTCGCCAAGCCGGCCTTTGTGCTTTCCTGGGCCCTGATCCTGGTTGGAGTGGGGTATGGATTCTATCGGGGCAAGGCCGTGATGGGCGTCGATTTCATCGGGGGCGACGCGATCACCTACAGCTATCGGCAGGCGGTGCCGACGGCCGCTGTGCGGGCGGCGCTGACGCAGGCGGGGGTGACCGAGGCCCAGATTCTTCCCAAGTCGAGTCCGGCGGGCGGGTTGGACACCATCCAGATTGTGGTGCCGTTTGAGCAGGGCGATCTGGTGATGCAGACGCTGCCCGGGGCGTTTCCGGAGGCGGGGCTGACTTTGGAGGATGTGGACCGGAAGGGGCCGGCGGTGGGTCGGGAGATTCTGCTTTCGGCGTTGAAGTCGGTGCTGCTCGCGCTGTTTGGGATCCTGCTGTACGTGGCCTTCCGGTACGAGTTCAGCTTCTCGGTGGCGGCGGTGGTGGCGGTGATCCACGACGTCCTGATGACGATGGGATGGTTCTTCCTGACGGACCGGCAATTGAGTGCACCGATGGTGGCGGCGGTCCTGACCATCATCGGGTTTTCCATCAACGACACCATCGTGATATTCGACCGGATCCGGGAGGATCTGCGGTTGGGGATCCGCGGCAGTTTCCGGGACCTGATGAACCTGGCGCTGAACCAGACGTTGCGGCGGACCTTGATTACTTCCGGGACGACGTTGCTGGCGACGGCGGCGCTGTATCTGTTCGGGGGCGGTGTGATCAACGACTTCGCGTTCACCTTCCTGGTGGGCATCATCACGGGGACGTATTCGACCATCTTTATTGCGGGGACGATCGTGCTGTGGTGGCACAAGGGGCAGCGACCGGTGATCGGGCCGGTGCAAAGCAGCACGGGGCCGCAGGTGCAGCAGCCGGCCCGGGCGTGA
- a CDS encoding NAD(P)-dependent oxidoreductase, with protein MAERIGFVGVGRMGANMARRLKDCGYPVTAVYDVNRKAAEELARELDAEPCTKLSEVTAAADIVFTVVTNDKAMEAIFKGRRDNLLQGARGRTFINCATLSPKIHRDLEKLAAKAGAATVEACMASSIPQARDGSLYLMCGGQPAVYAKVEPVLRHLSNNGQSLRFIGASGTAAEVKALVNMVMNINTAGLAEGLALGDALGLDLATLREVFSQTGANSRVLQTDGEDMQNRDHACFFSAEHAAKDSGIALALGKSKKLNLPLAAATTAQFQRMVKEGLGHLDKSGIAELTFKGRHKARAKARPKAPSKAKPAPKPRRK; from the coding sequence ATGGCAGAACGCATTGGATTCGTCGGGGTCGGCCGGATGGGCGCCAACATGGCCCGGCGCCTCAAGGACTGCGGTTACCCGGTCACCGCCGTGTACGACGTCAACCGCAAGGCCGCCGAGGAACTGGCCCGGGAACTGGACGCCGAACCCTGCACCAAACTGTCCGAGGTCACCGCCGCAGCCGACATCGTCTTCACCGTGGTCACCAACGACAAGGCCATGGAGGCCATCTTCAAGGGACGCCGCGATAACCTCCTCCAGGGCGCGCGAGGCCGGACCTTCATCAACTGCGCCACCCTCTCCCCGAAGATCCATCGCGACCTCGAAAAACTCGCCGCCAAGGCCGGCGCCGCCACCGTCGAGGCCTGCATGGCCTCCAGCATCCCCCAGGCCCGCGACGGCTCCCTCTACCTCATGTGCGGCGGCCAACCCGCCGTCTATGCCAAAGTCGAACCCGTCCTCCGCCACCTCAGCAACAACGGTCAGTCCCTCCGGTTCATCGGGGCCTCCGGCACCGCCGCCGAGGTGAAGGCCCTGGTCAACATGGTCATGAACATCAATACCGCCGGCCTCGCCGAAGGACTCGCCTTGGGCGACGCCCTGGGCCTCGACCTCGCCACCCTCCGCGAGGTCTTTTCCCAGACAGGCGCCAATTCCCGCGTCCTCCAAACCGATGGCGAAGACATGCAGAACCGCGACCATGCCTGCTTCTTCTCCGCCGAACACGCCGCCAAGGACTCCGGAATCGCCCTCGCCCTCGGCAAATCGAAGAAACTCAACCTCCCTCTCGCCGCCGCCACCACCGCGCAGTTCCAACGCATGGTCAAGGAGGGGCTCGGCCATCTCGACAAGTCCGGCATCGCCGAACTCACCTTCAAGGGCCGCCACAAAGCCAGGGCAAAGGCCAGACCCAAGGCCCCATCCAAGGCCAAACCCGCCCCCAAACCGCGCCGCAAGTAG
- a CDS encoding ROK family protein, producing MDPAPNLLGLEIGGTKLQLVAGRPDGTVCHRWRHTVDPGAGADGIRQRILDWLPGIRATVDPRALGVGFGGPVDSRTGWIARSHQVAGWSDVPLAAWLHEHTGIPVVVENDANVAALAEARLGNGRGADPVFYVTLGSGVGGGLVLGGRIHHGAPPGESEIGHVRLDKAGTRVEDRCSGWAVDRRIREAIALHPGSPLAQLAANSPGGESRFLAAALQHEDPLAHAILSELADNLAFALSHVVHLVHPERIILGGGLALVGEPLRHAVTVALTPHLMEVFRPGPPLFLAALSEDAVPAGALLLAAELVRPSP from the coding sequence ATGGACCCCGCCCCCAACCTCCTCGGCCTCGAGATCGGCGGCACCAAACTCCAGTTGGTCGCCGGTCGCCCGGACGGCACCGTCTGCCATCGCTGGCGTCATACGGTCGATCCCGGTGCCGGTGCGGATGGCATCCGCCAACGTATCCTCGACTGGCTCCCAGGGATCCGCGCCACCGTCGATCCCCGCGCCCTCGGAGTCGGCTTCGGCGGCCCCGTCGATTCCCGGACCGGCTGGATCGCCCGCTCCCACCAGGTCGCCGGCTGGTCCGACGTCCCCCTCGCCGCCTGGCTCCACGAACACACCGGAATCCCCGTCGTCGTCGAAAACGACGCCAATGTCGCCGCGCTCGCCGAAGCCCGCCTCGGCAATGGGCGCGGCGCCGATCCCGTGTTCTACGTGACCCTTGGCAGCGGCGTGGGCGGCGGTCTCGTGCTGGGCGGTCGCATCCACCACGGCGCCCCCCCCGGCGAATCTGAAATCGGCCACGTCCGCCTCGACAAGGCCGGCACCCGCGTCGAGGACCGCTGTTCCGGCTGGGCCGTCGATCGCCGCATCCGTGAAGCCATCGCCCTCCATCCCGGAAGCCCCCTCGCTCAACTCGCCGCCAACAGCCCCGGCGGCGAATCCCGCTTCCTTGCCGCCGCCCTCCAGCACGAGGATCCCCTCGCCCACGCCATCCTCAGTGAACTGGCGGACAACCTCGCCTTTGCCCTTTCCCACGTCGTCCACCTCGTCCATCCGGAACGAATCATCCTCGGCGGCGGCCTCGCCCTGGTCGGCGAACCCCTCCGCCATGCCGTCACCGTGGCCCTCACTCCCCACCTGATGGAGGTATTCCGGCCCGGGCCGCCTCTCTTCCTCGCCGCCCTGAGCGAGGACGCCGTCCCGGCCGGTGCCCTCCTCCTCGCCGCCGAACTCGTCAGGCCCTCACCCTGA
- a CDS encoding SPFH domain-containing protein codes for MLGGVLLLKGVVAFLLVRAAQTMSVSGGAAALWLVSGLLLLVAVFVGWAGFFTLQPNEARVLILFGAYRGTVRRSGFHWTNPFFTKKKISLRMRNLNGERLKVNDKRGNPIEIAAVVVWRVSDTAQAVFDVDDYEHYIEVQSESAVRHLASAYAYDQGEEDELTLRSGGVEVAEALTRELQERLVRAGVWVEEARITHLAYAPEIAQAMLRRQQAEAVIAARAKIVQGAVTMVEMALHQLKEKQVIEFDPERKASMVSNLLVVLCAEAEVSPVINTGTLYH; via the coding sequence ATGCTGGGGGGAGTGTTGCTTCTGAAGGGGGTGGTGGCCTTCCTGCTGGTGCGGGCGGCGCAGACGATGTCGGTGAGCGGGGGGGCAGCGGCCCTCTGGCTGGTGTCGGGGCTGCTGCTGCTGGTCGCGGTGTTTGTGGGATGGGCGGGGTTTTTCACGCTGCAGCCGAACGAGGCGCGGGTGCTGATCCTGTTTGGGGCGTACCGGGGGACGGTGCGGCGCAGCGGGTTTCACTGGACGAACCCGTTCTTCACGAAGAAGAAGATCTCCCTCCGGATGCGGAACCTGAACGGGGAGCGGTTGAAGGTGAATGACAAGCGGGGGAACCCGATCGAGATCGCGGCGGTGGTGGTCTGGAGGGTGTCGGACACGGCGCAGGCGGTGTTCGATGTGGACGACTACGAGCACTACATCGAGGTGCAGAGCGAGTCGGCGGTGCGGCACCTGGCATCGGCGTATGCGTATGATCAGGGGGAGGAGGACGAATTGACGTTGCGGAGCGGGGGCGTGGAGGTGGCGGAGGCGTTGACGCGGGAATTGCAGGAGCGGTTGGTGCGGGCGGGGGTCTGGGTGGAGGAGGCGCGGATCACGCATCTTGCGTATGCGCCCGAGATTGCGCAGGCGATGCTGCGGCGGCAGCAGGCGGAGGCGGTGATCGCGGCGCGGGCGAAGATCGTGCAGGGGGCGGTGACGATGGTGGAGATGGCGCTGCACCAGTTGAAGGAGAAGCAGGTGATCGAGTTCGATCCGGAACGGAAGGCGTCGATGGTCAGCAATCTGCTGGTGGTGCTGTGCGCGGAGGCCGAGGTGAGTCCGGTGATCAACACGGGGACCCTGTATCATTGA